The Candidatus Cloacimonadota bacterium DNA segment CTTTCTCATTTTATTCTCCAATTTTCAAGTGATCTCTTCCCAAATTCAAACCACTTTCAAACAAGAAGTTGAAAGAAATTTTTGTCAAACCATTTGTCAGAATTACACGTTTTGCCATTTCCCGCTTGACAGTTGAACTCACAAAAAACATTAACTTACTTTGGTAAATTTATTAAAAACTAAAGGTGTGGAGGAAGGTTGAATGAAGGTTAAAGTAACGAAGGAAGTAGAATTTGGAATTACAGATACAGAGATTTTGCTTGGAATGTCCACGGTTTTAACGGGACCTTCAGATTATCTGGGAAACAGTTTCAAGAATGGAGCGATGTCATATTTCAACCGCATAAATAAATCGGGTGGCATCAAAGGCAGAAACATAAAACTGATTGCATATGATGACGGATATGAGCCGGGACGCTGCATTGAAAATACTCATAAATTAATCGATGAAGACAAAGTATTCTGTTTATTTGGCAACGTGGGAACTCCAACCACAATGGCCATAAAGCCAATTATTGTAGAAAAACATATACCTCTTATCGCCCCATTTACAGGAGCAGAACCATTAAGGAATCCACTTGTGAAGGAGATTTTTCATTATCGTGCCAGTTATTATGACGAAGTAGAAAAATTCATCAAAGGAGTTGTAGACAAGCTTGGAATGACCAAAATTTCCTGTTTTTACCAGGATGACAACTATGGTTACACAGTACTTGAAGGACTGAATAAATCATTGATAAAGCGAGGGCTAAAACTTCATTCCTGGGGAACTTATAAAAGAAACACCATGGATATCCAAGCAGGATTAGACAGAATTATTCCCACTGAACCTGATGCAGTTGTTATGGTAGGAACTTACGGAAGTTGTGCCAAGTTTATTATTGAAGGCAAAAAGCAGGATTTCAATCCTGTTTTCATGAACGTGTCTTTTGTTGGAGCACATCAGCTTCTGGATATTTTAAATGATGCAGGACAGGGTGATGCAGAAATTATAACCCAGGTTGTTCCTCCCGAATTCAGTATGCTGCCAGCAGTAGTGGAAGCCAGAAATGATTTGAATGCATATGCTCCTGATGAAGAATTAAATCATGTAAGCCTGGAAGGTTATCTTGCTGCTAAAGTTTTAGTTGAAGGTTTAACCAGATCTGGCAATAATCTGACAAGGTCAAATTTCATAGAACAGATGGAATCAATTAAGGATCTGGATATTGGTATTGATCATCAGATCAGTTTTTCTGCTACCGATCACCAGGGTTCAGATAAAGTATATCCGGCGATTGTGATAGGCGGAGAATACAATTATTTCGAGGACTGGCAGGTAATCAGCAGTTATTTAAATTAGATAAAATTATTTGCTGATCAGAGTTTTGATCAAGTAATAGTTATATATTCATAAAGAGTGTCTCCGGTTAGATTTCTTCATATTTCTAAGCGGAGACGCTAATGTATTCCAACATTCTGCCATTTCCCGCTTGACAATCAAACCCGATCCAAACACTGCTCATTATAAAAAATAAGGAGTTGTAAAAGTTGAGTACTTTTGCAATTAGATAAATTAATGAGAAATTTTGAACATAAAATAAAGAAATTACAATTCAGGCAAAACCTGATAATCGGGCTTAAGTTTGCTCTTATCGCCCTGGCAATTTTCATTCTTGCATTCACTCTGTTTTTTGTCGTGTTTTCCAGCGCTGCCAAGCATGTTCAGGAACTGTTTTTATTTGCTTTAACCATCAAAATATTACTGTTTTTGATTTTCATTTACCTGGCGTTGCAAGCCAATCGAACCATGAAAACCAAGCTGGAGATTGCCCGGCAGCTGGATGAATTCAATCAGGATAAAGCGGATACTTATCAGAATGCCCTGGAACTGCAAGCGGAAGATATTGAACATGAGATTTTGGAAAGGATTCTGCAGAAAGCAGATAGAAAAGCAGAAAATCAGCTGCTTAAAGTTGTCAGCAATTTTCTTTCTCCTATTTGGAAGATCGTGATCTTGCTTTATCTAGCTTCTGCCTTGCTCTTTATTTTGAATCCGCAGAAATTCATGCAAGCCAGAGAATTCTTTGCAATGCGGAAAATGCCGGAAATTCAGCACAAGGAATTTGTTGAACTTGAACCAGGAAATATATCCGTAACTCGTAACAGTAAAGTAACGATAGAAATTTTGAATCCAGAACCAGAAGTAGAACATAAATTCTTCTATCGCATAGAAGATAATTGGCGGCAGGAACAACTCATGGATTACAAAAAAATCTTTGAGAATCTGGATTTTTCTTTTTCCTATTTTGTGCAGACTCCATTTGCTGTTTCCGATACTTTCCGAGTGGAAGTGTTTGAATTACCAGTCGTTACAAATATCGATGTGCGCTACGATTATCCTGAATACACAAAATTAAAATCGGAATTTGAACAGAATGCTTCAGGTAATATCAGGGCCATACAGGGAACGCAAATCACACTCAATATCGATGCCAACAATCCCATTGAAAACGGTAAGATCATATTTTCGACTGGAGATTTGCAGGATTTGACAAGAACCGGCAAAAGTTCATTCAAAACCGATTTCAAAGTTGAGCAGAATGGCAGCTATCATTTTAATCTGGAAGATATTCTGGGCAATACTTCCCGCAAATTATCCAAATCTATCACCGTTGTTTACGATCAAATTCCCGAGATCAAAATAACTTATCCCGGCAAAGATACTCTATTCACACAAAATATGCTGCTGCCTCTGCAGATCATCGCTTCCGACGATTTTGGTCTTAAGGATCTCCTACTTTTTTATCACATAAATCAAGGTGTTATCGATTCTTTGAGTTTGCAGTCACGCATTCCGGGTACGACTCTCAGTTTGGATCATGTTTTCGATATGAATGAAATGGTGCTTTTCCCCGGTGATAAAGTAACTTACTGGGTTCAGATTTCTGATAATTCTCCCCAAAAGCAGACAGCAGAATCTCGTCGATTTACAGCACGTTTTCCATCTATAGAAGAGATTTATAAAGAGATCGAGGAAAAAGAACAGGAAAAGCGGGAAGTTCTGGAAAATACTCTGGAAAAATCGCAAGAACTGCAAGAAGAATTTGAAGAAAAACGGCGCGAACTTTTGAAGAAAGAAGAAATGGACTGGGAAGACAAAAAGGATATTGAAAACATCTTGGATAAACAGGAAAATCTGAATAAAGATATAGAAAATGTGGCAGAAGATTTTCAGGAATTGCTTGAAAAATTCGAGGATAATGAAGGACTTTCCAACGATACAATGGAAAAGATGCAGCGCATTCAGGAATTGATGGAAGAGATCAGCAACGAAGAGCTGGAAAAAGCCATGGAAAAACTGCGGGAAAGCATGGAAAATCTCGATCCTGATGTGATGAAAAAAGCTTTGGAAGATTTTAAATTCTCCATGGAAGATTTTTCCAAAAAACTCGATCAGACCATCAAACTTTTGGAAGATATCAAAAAAGAACAGGCTATCGAAAAAGCTCTGGAAATCACCGAAGAGATGAATGAAATGCAATCCACTCTCAATGAAAAAACCAAATCCGGAGAGAGCAGCAACGAAGAGCTTTCCAAACAGCAAAAACAGATTTCAGATAAGATGGATAGTTTGCAGAAACAACTGGATGAGATCGAGAAAATGCTGGGAGAAAAGGACGGAGAACTGCAAAAGATGCTGGATGAACTGCGAGAGCAGATGGAGAAAGATGATGTTCAGCAGGATATGCAGCAGAGCAGCGAAAACCTGCAATCCGGCGAGATGAAGAAAGCCCAGCAATCCCAGCAGAGTGCTCAGGAAAAGCTGGAACAGATGATGAAAATGCTGCAGAAAATGAAAGAGAGTTTTGCAGCCGGCGCGCAGATGAATATGATGCAGGCAATGCAGACAGCAGTTCGTCGACTTTTAATTTTTTCTGAAAGACATGAAGCCTCGCATTCCAAATATTTTCAGGATCCTTTTGCAATTTTGCCAGATCAGATCGCAATTTTTGAAAGTGTGAACCTTACGGTGAATGAACTTCTGCAAACTCCGATGATAGCCCTGACTCTGGGCGCAAAATTCTTTTATGATGCTAATTTCACGTCTTCCACGTATCGGGAGATGTTCCAATATATAAATGATGCGCAGCATGTAAAAGTAAATCAATTCCTTACAGATGTTCAGAAAGGTTTGAACTTGATGATCTATGATCTATTGCAGAGTTCGCAGAATATGCAGCAGGGCGGCAGCAGCAGTGGAATGCAGAGTTTGATGCAGGCTTTGCAGCAGATGGGTCAACAGCAGATGATGATAAACATGGTCTCGCAGCAGCTTTTACAGCAGTTGGGCAAGGAAGGTAGGATGAGCCAGGAAATGATGTCTCAGGCACAAAGGCTGGCGCGCGATGAAGAACGACTGGCAGAAAATTTGAAACGTATTCTGCAAAATGACAGAGAAGCACAAAAGCAGACAAATGCCATCAACCAGATCATCGATGACCTGGAAGAAATTGCCCATGATCTGAAACGAGGACGAATCGATAGAAACCTGGTGGATAAGCAGGAAAGAATTCTTTCCCGACTGCTGGATGCTCAGAAATCTATCCACAAACGAGAATTCAGCAAGAAGCGTAAAGCAGAACAGAGCGAGATAGAAAACTGGGAACTGCCGGAAGAAATAAAATTAGAATTTGACAAAATGCGAAAAAAAGCTCTTTTGAACGAAGATTTGGAAGATTATCCCAAAGAGTATCGGGAGTTGATAAAAGAGTATTTAAGGTTGTTGAATGAGAAAGCGGAGTGAACTCACCCTCAGTCTTCGCCTGAGGCTACGAACTGACGAGTTGCTGTCCCTCCCTGGCTGGCCGAAGCCTTGCGAAGGTTTTGTTACATCTTGCTTGTGCGACCTTCGAAAGGTTAGAGATGAGTGATGAGAAAAGAAAAAACAGCTCCCCTTGGGAAGGGGAGAAGACTCGAAGAATTTCGAGTCAGAGGGGTTTGAATTAATGGCAAAGATTGAGCTCTTTAAACCCCCTTTTACTCCCCCTTACGAAGGGGGACTTAAAAGATTTTTGTTGTCGAAATTAGTTAATTTAAACTCCCCTTGGGAAGGGGAGAAGACTCGAAGAATTTCGAGTCAGAGGGGTTTGAATTAATGGCAAAGATTGAGCTCTTTAAACCCCCTTTTATTCCCCCTTACAAAGGGGGACTTCAAAGTTTTTTCTTGGCGAAAATAATTAATCCAGTCTCCCCTTGGAAAGGGGAGAAGATCAGCTTGCTGATCAGAGGGGTTTTGTTAGATTAATGAATTCATCAAAATCAATTGTTTCATATCGCTCTGATCTGAAAGAAAAAGCTCGGGAAAATCGCAAAAACATGAATAAACCTGAGCGGATCGTTTGGTATGAACTTCTTAGAAATAAAAAAATGAAAGGATATAAATTTCTAAGACAAAAACCAATTGAAAATTATATTTTAGACTTCTATTGTAACGAACTAAAATTGTGTGTTGAA contains these protein-coding regions:
- a CDS encoding ABC transporter substrate-binding protein is translated as MKVKVTKEVEFGITDTEILLGMSTVLTGPSDYLGNSFKNGAMSYFNRINKSGGIKGRNIKLIAYDDGYEPGRCIENTHKLIDEDKVFCLFGNVGTPTTMAIKPIIVEKHIPLIAPFTGAEPLRNPLVKEIFHYRASYYDEVEKFIKGVVDKLGMTKISCFYQDDNYGYTVLEGLNKSLIKRGLKLHSWGTYKRNTMDIQAGLDRIIPTEPDAVVMVGTYGSCAKFIIEGKKQDFNPVFMNVSFVGAHQLLDILNDAGQGDAEIITQVVPPEFSMLPAVVEARNDLNAYAPDEELNHVSLEGYLAAKVLVEGLTRSGNNLTRSNFIEQMESIKDLDIGIDHQISFSATDHQGSDKVYPAIVIGGEYNYFEDWQVISSYLN